Proteins encoded together in one Rhodospirillaceae bacterium window:
- a CDS encoding EamA family transporter translates to MTDIAAARPSSAIRRATLIGAIAVLLWATLALFTSSTGAVPPFQLMAMTFAIAFLFAGMKWLRDAAVKGRSAFAFLRQPWPVYALGIGGLFLYHLFYFVALDHAPAVEASLIAYLWPLLIVLFSALLPGEKLYWQHVVGALIGMGGAVILLVYRDQDGSTDPTQPIGSALGYGAALACAFTWSIYSVLSRRFGSAPTDLVGAFCGVTALLGFISHLLVETTVWPADQWEWLAILALGLGPVGAAFFVWDYGVKKGDIKALGAISYASPLISTLLLILTGKATASLAILLGCLAIVGGAVLAARDLYMKR, encoded by the coding sequence ATGACCGACATCGCCGCCGCCCGCCCCTCCTCCGCCATCCGCCGCGCCACCCTGATCGGGGCCATTGCCGTCCTCCTCTGGGCGACCCTTGCGCTGTTCACCTCGTCAACCGGCGCCGTCCCGCCGTTCCAACTGATGGCGATGACCTTCGCCATCGCCTTCCTGTTCGCAGGGATGAAATGGCTGCGCGATGCAGCGGTGAAGGGCCGCAGCGCTTTTGCCTTTCTGCGCCAGCCCTGGCCGGTCTATGCGCTCGGCATCGGCGGCCTTTTCCTCTATCACCTGTTCTATTTCGTGGCGCTCGATCATGCGCCGGCGGTCGAGGCCAGCCTCATCGCCTATCTGTGGCCGCTGCTCATCGTGTTGTTCTCCGCCCTGCTGCCCGGCGAGAAGCTCTACTGGCAACATGTCGTAGGCGCCCTCATCGGCATGGGTGGTGCCGTCATCCTGCTGGTCTACCGCGACCAGGACGGCAGCACTGACCCGACGCAACCCATCGGCAGTGCGCTGGGCTATGGCGCGGCCCTGGCCTGCGCCTTCACCTGGTCGATCTATTCCGTGCTCTCGCGCCGCTTCGGCTCGGCGCCCACCGATCTCGTCGGTGCCTTCTGCGGCGTCACCGCCCTCCTCGGCTTCATCAGCCATCTCCTGGTTGAAACGACCGTGTGGCCGGCCGATCAGTGGGAATGGCTGGCCATCCTGGCGCTGGGCCTGGGGCCAGTTGGTGCCGCCTTCTTCGTCTGGGACTACGGCGTCAAGAAGGGCGACATCAAGGCGCTGGGCGCCATCTCCTACGCCTCGCCGCTCATCTCGACCCTGCTCCTCATCCTCACCGGCAAGGCCACAGCCAGCCTCGCCATCCTGCTCGGCTGCCTCGCCATCGTCGGCGGCGCGGTGCTGGCCGCCCGCGACCTTTATATGAAGCGCTGA
- a CDS encoding glutathione S-transferase N-terminal domain-containing protein, with translation MFKLRYSSTSPFVRKVRVVAIETGQDKSIELLKTVTADPTCDIGKDNPLNKVPALVLEDGSSLYDSHVICEFLDSRHDGVKMFPATGPARWNALRREALANGMADAGVLRMMEIRRPAGEQSPAWIQRQKLKMEQGLDALEQEAHHFAPVLDIGLLTIAIVLDYFDFRFGAEPWRDKHPTLAKWHKDISARPSLKNTLPFE, from the coding sequence ATGTTCAAGCTGCGTTACTCATCGACCAGCCCGTTCGTGCGCAAGGTGCGCGTGGTGGCCATCGAGACCGGGCAGGACAAGTCGATTGAGTTGTTGAAGACGGTCACGGCCGATCCCACCTGCGATATCGGCAAGGACAATCCGCTCAATAAGGTGCCGGCTTTGGTGCTGGAGGATGGCTCGTCGCTTTATGACTCGCATGTCATCTGCGAGTTCCTGGATTCGCGCCATGACGGGGTGAAGATGTTCCCGGCCACCGGCCCCGCCCGCTGGAATGCGCTCCGGCGCGAGGCGCTGGCGAATGGCATGGCCGATGCGGGTGTGCTGCGCATGATGGAAATCCGCCGGCCGGCCGGTGAACAATCGCCGGCCTGGATCCAGCGCCAGAAGCTGAAGATGGAGCAAGGGTTGGATGCCCTGGAGCAGGAGGCGCATCACTTTGCCCCCGTGCTCGATATCGGCCTCCTCACCATCGCGATCGTGCTCGATTATTTCGACTTCCGCTTCGGCGCCGAACCCTGGCGCGACAAGCACCCGACGCTCGCCAAATGGCATAAGGACATTTCGGCGCGGCCGTCATTGAAGAACACGCTGCCGTTCGAGTGA
- the purD gene encoding phosphoribosylamine--glycine ligase, translated as MRILVVGSGGREHALCWKIAASPLCDKIYCAPGNAGIAKDAECVPINAEDIPALVTFAKAQKIDFVVVGPEGPLVIGLADALEEAGIATFGPSALAAALEGSKGFMKDIAAKYHVPTAAYRRFREADAAKAFAASLPTPVVVKADGLAAGKGVVIAQTHGEANAAIDAMMLDRQFGEAGAELVVEEFMTGEELSFFALCDGTHAVPLASAQDHKQVGDGDTGPNTGGMGAYSPAPVSTPEIERRIMAEIILPTVAGMAKEGRPFKGVLFAGIMVTKDGPKLIEFNCRFGDPECEVLMLRLRSDLLPALMAARDGGLKNFDLRWFDAAAVTVVMAAKGYPGKPETGTVIRNLDAAAKLADVAVFHAGTKRNEAGEIVASGGRVLAVSAMGKDVKLAQQRAYQAVDAIDWPGGFCRRDIAHRAIARS; from the coding sequence ATGCGTATTCTGGTGGTGGGGTCGGGCGGTCGCGAACACGCCCTTTGCTGGAAAATCGCGGCCTCGCCGCTGTGCGACAAGATCTATTGCGCGCCGGGCAATGCCGGGATCGCGAAGGACGCCGAATGTGTCCCCATCAACGCTGAGGATATCCCGGCCCTGGTGACCTTCGCCAAGGCGCAGAAGATAGACTTCGTGGTGGTAGGGCCGGAAGGTCCGCTGGTGATAGGCCTCGCCGATGCGCTGGAAGAGGCCGGCATCGCGACCTTCGGGCCTAGCGCCTTGGCTGCCGCGCTGGAAGGCTCCAAGGGGTTCATGAAGGATATTGCCGCCAAGTACCATGTCCCCACCGCAGCCTATCGGCGCTTCCGCGAGGCGGATGCGGCGAAGGCGTTCGCAGCGAGCCTGCCGACGCCGGTCGTGGTGAAGGCGGATGGGCTTGCCGCCGGCAAGGGCGTCGTCATCGCCCAGACACATGGCGAGGCGAATGCCGCCATCGATGCGATGATGCTCGATCGTCAGTTCGGCGAGGCGGGGGCGGAGCTGGTGGTGGAAGAATTCATGACCGGCGAGGAGCTGTCCTTCTTCGCACTCTGCGACGGTACGCATGCGGTGCCCTTGGCATCGGCCCAGGATCACAAGCAGGTGGGCGATGGCGATACCGGTCCCAATACCGGCGGCATGGGCGCCTATTCGCCGGCACCGGTTTCGACGCCGGAGATCGAGCGGCGCATCATGGCGGAGATCATCCTGCCGACCGTGGCCGGCATGGCCAAGGAAGGGCGGCCGTTCAAGGGTGTGCTGTTTGCCGGCATCATGGTGACCAAAGACGGCCCGAAGCTCATCGAGTTCAACTGCCGCTTCGGCGATCCGGAATGCGAGGTGCTGATGTTGCGCCTGAGATCCGATCTGCTGCCGGCTTTGATGGCGGCGCGCGACGGGGGCCTGAAGAATTTCGACCTGCGCTGGTTCGATGCGGCTGCGGTCACCGTGGTGATGGCGGCCAAGGGCTATCCGGGGAAACCCGAAACCGGCACGGTCATCCGTAATCTTGATGCGGCGGCGAAGCTTGCCGACGTGGCCGTGTTCCATGCCGGCACCAAACGCAATGAGGCGGGCGAGATCGTCGCTTCCGGCGGGCGCGTGCTCGCAGTCTCGGCCATGGGCAAGGACGTCAAGCTTGCCCAGCAGCGCGCCTATCAGGCGGTCGATGCGATCGACTGGCCGGGCGGCTTCTGCCGCCGCGACATTGCCCACCGCGCCATCGCGCGATCCTGA
- a CDS encoding exodeoxyribonuclease VII large subunit, with amino-acid sequence MTDIDSDPLDGPAGLPGTGHNAAEITVSELSQAIKRTLEGRFDRVRVKGEISGFKRAASGHLYLMLKDENAALKSVCWKGNAARLGIIPEDGMEVIATGRITTYGDRSEYQLVIERLELGGIGALLRMIEERKKKLAAEGLFDPARKRALPTLPAVIGVVTSPTGAVIRDILHRLADRFPRHVLVWPVLVQGEGAATQIAAAIRGFNALEVGGSVPRPDLLIVARGGGSIEDLMAFNEESVVRAAAESSIPLISAVGHETDTTLIDFASDRRAPTPTAAAEMAVPVRSELMTQLGEIGQRLSIGMNRRLGEARLTLEGLSRGIPETDAPHPGEGAIARRLAGTLGQCAPALFPPPRRPLGATPRRIEDTAPATGRGTQRHRSCRQQIGRCLPSQP; translated from the coding sequence ATGACAGATATCGATTCGGATCCCCTGGACGGGCCGGCCGGCCTCCCCGGCACCGGCCACAATGCGGCGGAAATCACCGTCAGCGAGCTTTCGCAGGCCATCAAGCGCACGCTGGAGGGCCGCTTCGACCGCGTACGGGTGAAGGGCGAGATTTCCGGCTTCAAGCGCGCCGCCTCGGGCCATCTCTATCTGATGCTGAAGGACGAGAACGCGGCCCTGAAATCCGTCTGCTGGAAGGGCAATGCCGCGCGCCTCGGCATCATTCCCGAAGACGGCATGGAAGTGATCGCCACCGGCCGCATCACCACCTATGGCGACCGCTCCGAATACCAACTGGTGATCGAGCGGCTGGAGCTCGGTGGCATCGGTGCCCTCCTGCGCATGATCGAGGAGCGCAAGAAGAAGCTCGCCGCCGAAGGATTGTTCGACCCGGCACGGAAGCGCGCCCTGCCGACCCTCCCCGCCGTGATCGGCGTCGTCACCTCGCCCACCGGCGCCGTCATCCGCGATATCCTCCACCGCCTCGCTGATCGTTTCCCGCGCCACGTGCTGGTCTGGCCGGTGCTGGTGCAGGGCGAAGGGGCTGCTACACAGATCGCCGCCGCCATTCGCGGCTTCAACGCGCTGGAGGTGGGCGGCAGCGTGCCGCGCCCCGATCTCCTCATCGTGGCGCGCGGTGGCGGCAGCATCGAGGATCTGATGGCCTTCAACGAGGAGAGCGTCGTCCGCGCCGCCGCCGAAAGCTCGATCCCGCTCATCTCCGCCGTGGGGCATGAGACGGATACGACGCTCATCGACTTCGCCTCTGACCGCCGCGCGCCCACGCCGACGGCCGCGGCCGAGATGGCGGTGCCGGTCCGCTCAGAACTCATGACGCAGCTGGGCGAGATCGGCCAGCGGCTTTCAATCGGCATGAACCGCCGCCTCGGCGAAGCGCGCCTGACACTTGAAGGCTTGTCGCGCGGCATTCCCGAAACCGATGCGCCTCATCCAGGAGAAGGCGCAATCGCTCGACGGCTGGCTGGAACGCTGGGCCAATGCGCGCCTGCCCTATTTCCGCCGCCGCGCCGACCGCTTGGCGCAACTCCGCGCCGAATTGAAGACACCGCACCAGCAACTGGCCGAGGCACGCAGCGCCATCGATCTTGCCGCCAACAGATTGGGCGCTGCCTTCCATCTCAGCCTTGA
- a CDS encoding M23 family metallopeptidase, whose product MRAVTILFALLASATPASAIDLKGHLVPGGFVIGEVEPGATVLLGETPVEVAPDGRFVIGFGRDQGPEAQLTIIHADGKPEQQMLSIAPRDYEVQRIDKLDQNMVTPDPATEARIKADQAKVKAARANPSQRRDFLMDFIWPATGPISGVYGSQRILNGVPKAPHFGTDIAAPEGAPVVAPADGMVRLAETGFYLTGGTVIIDHGLGLYSSYLHLSRVDVVPGQELRQGDMIGAVGKTGRATGPHLHWGLNWNEIRLDPALLAPPMVELTP is encoded by the coding sequence CTGCGCGCTGTGACGATCTTGTTTGCGCTGTTGGCCTCGGCGACACCGGCCTCGGCAATAGACCTCAAAGGCCATCTCGTCCCCGGCGGCTTTGTCATCGGCGAGGTCGAACCCGGTGCCACCGTGCTGCTGGGCGAGACGCCGGTCGAGGTGGCACCCGACGGCCGCTTCGTGATCGGCTTTGGCCGCGACCAGGGACCTGAAGCTCAACTCACCATCATCCACGCCGACGGCAAGCCCGAGCAGCAGATGCTGAGCATCGCCCCGCGCGACTATGAGGTTCAGCGCATCGACAAGCTGGACCAGAACATGGTGACGCCCGACCCGGCGACCGAAGCGCGCATCAAGGCCGACCAGGCCAAGGTCAAGGCCGCGCGCGCCAACCCGTCGCAGCGCCGCGACTTCCTCATGGATTTCATCTGGCCTGCAACCGGCCCGATCAGCGGCGTCTATGGCAGCCAGCGCATCCTCAATGGCGTGCCCAAGGCGCCGCATTTCGGCACCGACATCGCCGCCCCTGAAGGTGCGCCCGTCGTGGCGCCTGCCGACGGCATGGTGCGGCTTGCCGAGACCGGCTTTTATCTCACCGGCGGGACCGTGATCATCGACCATGGCCTCGGGCTCTATTCGAGCTATCTGCATCTCTCCCGCGTCGATGTGGTACCCGGCCAGGAGCTGCGCCAGGGCGACATGATCGGCGCCGTCGGCAAGACCGGCCGTGCCACCGGGCCGCATCTCCATTGGGGCCTCAACTGGAACGAGATCCGATTGGATCCGGCTCTCCTCGCACCACCCATGGTCGAACTGACGCCATGA
- a CDS encoding pyridoxamine 5'-phosphate oxidase family protein: protein MPDDSKPASFTPTSRSKVKRLHERGKYDEATIFPILDAAFIAHIAYVIDGQPFVTPTAFWRQGRTLYWHGSAASRMLRFQEAGVPACVAVTHLDGLVLARSGFHHSINCRSVMAFGVAKLVDDPREESDQLDLFVDRLYPGRRAEIRPNEKQELKGTTVIAMEIEEASAKTRSGPPKDDEPDYALDVWAGVIPIHQVVGEAVADPLLKAGVGFPKGLGGYAPGARFDELLTANLAG from the coding sequence ATGCCCGATGACTCAAAGCCAGCGAGCTTCACGCCCACCAGCCGCAGCAAGGTGAAGCGCCTCCATGAGCGCGGCAAATATGACGAGGCGACGATCTTTCCGATCCTCGATGCGGCGTTCATCGCCCATATCGCCTATGTGATCGACGGCCAGCCCTTCGTGACGCCGACCGCCTTCTGGCGCCAGGGCCGCACACTCTATTGGCATGGGTCGGCGGCGAGCCGCATGCTGCGCTTCCAGGAAGCGGGTGTACCGGCCTGCGTGGCGGTGACGCATCTCGACGGTCTGGTGCTGGCACGCTCGGGCTTTCATCATTCGATCAACTGTCGCTCGGTCATGGCGTTCGGTGTGGCGAAACTGGTCGACGACCCTCGGGAGGAATCCGATCAGCTCGATCTCTTCGTGGACCGGCTCTATCCCGGCCGCCGCGCCGAGATCCGCCCCAATGAGAAGCAGGAGCTGAAGGGCACCACTGTGATCGCGATGGAAATCGAGGAAGCCTCGGCCAAGACCCGTTCCGGCCCGCCCAAGGATGATGAACCCGATTACGCGCTGGATGTCTGGGCGGGTGTCATCCCGATTCATCAGGTGGTTGGGGAAGCGGTTGCCGATCCGCTGTTGAAGGCGGGTGTCGGATTTCCGAAAGGCCTCGGCGGTTATGCACCGGGGGCGCGGTTCGATGAGTTGCTGACGGCGAATTTGGCGGGGTAA
- a CDS encoding PLP-dependent aminotransferase family protein, which yields MPRPAGLGSLLDIALDPTAPEPLFRQLYAELRQAILGGRLRPGDRLPASRALADELGISRNTVLGAFEQLLSEGYLVMRGGSGTYVAGDLPDLTPENARPQRQGRAAPPQLARRSAILLHAPRGSTRPQASPHYPCFAPGWVDSSDFPFALWSRLLAKTWRQPPRSIIEGGDPGGYPPLRAAIADFLRQARGIDCAAEDVLIVSGIRQAVDLTCRLLLDPGDKVWVERPGFPGIGAAIGAAGGRLVHVPVDAEGLDVAAGLRAAKDARIACVAPSHQYPLGVVMSLQRRLALLAWARDAKAWVLEDDYDSEFRYAGRPLAALRSLDEDGRVIYVGTLSKLLFPSLRVGYLVAPRALSQAFRSARAVVDDQPAMATQPVLAEFFKSGHLAAHVRRMRKRYARRQQLLLRATEAHFGGRIVLRPDAAGLHLVGQLADPALRRQGDAKIAEKIAAVGVTVSPLSAYDVADDRKGSGISPQGLMFGYAAVPDARILPGVKAIAAALHL from the coding sequence ATGCCGCGCCCGGCCGGATTAGGCTCGCTGCTCGACATCGCCCTCGACCCCACCGCCCCCGAACCACTGTTCCGCCAGCTTTATGCCGAGCTGCGGCAGGCGATCCTGGGCGGGCGCCTTCGGCCGGGCGACCGGCTGCCGGCCAGCCGGGCTTTGGCCGACGAGCTGGGCATTTCCCGCAACACCGTGCTGGGCGCCTTCGAGCAATTGCTGAGCGAGGGCTATCTCGTGATGCGCGGTGGTTCCGGCACCTATGTGGCGGGCGATCTCCCCGATCTTACGCCGGAAAATGCGCGCCCTCAGCGCCAGGGCCGCGCGGCACCGCCGCAACTCGCCCGGCGCAGTGCCATCCTGCTCCATGCCCCGCGCGGCAGCACACGTCCCCAGGCCTCCCCCCACTATCCGTGCTTTGCCCCGGGCTGGGTCGACAGCAGCGACTTCCCCTTCGCCCTCTGGTCGCGCCTCCTCGCCAAGACCTGGCGCCAACCGCCGCGCAGCATCATCGAGGGCGGCGATCCCGGCGGCTATCCGCCGCTGCGTGCCGCCATCGCCGATTTCCTCCGCCAGGCGCGCGGCATCGATTGCGCGGCCGAGGATGTCTTGATCGTGAGCGGCATCCGCCAGGCGGTCGACCTCACCTGCCGCCTGCTGCTCGATCCCGGCGACAAGGTCTGGGTCGAGCGGCCGGGCTTTCCCGGCATCGGTGCGGCCATCGGGGCGGCCGGCGGCAGACTGGTCCATGTCCCGGTCGATGCGGAAGGGCTCGACGTCGCGGCGGGCCTTCGTGCGGCCAAGGATGCGCGCATCGCCTGTGTCGCTCCCTCGCATCAATATCCGCTGGGTGTCGTGATGTCGCTGCAGCGCCGCCTCGCCCTCCTCGCCTGGGCGCGCGACGCCAAGGCCTGGGTGCTGGAGGATGATTACGACAGCGAGTTCCGCTATGCTGGACGGCCCTTGGCGGCCCTCCGCAGCCTCGACGAGGATGGCCGCGTCATCTATGTGGGCACGCTCTCGAAGCTGCTCTTCCCGTCCTTGCGCGTCGGCTATCTGGTGGCGCCGCGGGCCTTGTCCCAGGCCTTCCGCAGCGCCCGCGCCGTGGTGGACGACCAGCCCGCCATGGCGACCCAGCCGGTGCTGGCTGAATTCTTCAAGAGCGGCCATCTCGCCGCCCATGTCCGCCGCATGCGCAAGCGCTATGCCCGGCGCCAGCAATTGCTGCTGCGCGCGACGGAGGCTCATTTCGGCGGCCGGATCGTGCTGCGCCCCGATGCCGCCGGCCTCCATCTGGTGGGCCAGCTGGCCGACCCCGCCTTGCGTCGCCAGGGCGATGCGAAAATCGCCGAAAAAATCGCCGCCGTGGGCGTGACGGTGTCGCCGCTCTCCGCCTATGATGTGGCCGACGACCGCAAGGGTTCCGGCATCTCGCCCCAGGGCCTGATGTTCGGTTACGCCGCGGTGCCCGATGCCAGGATCCTTCCCGGCGTGAAGGCCATCGCGGCAGCACTGCATTTGTGA
- a CDS encoding DUF1203 domain-containing protein, which produces MTASIKFVSLPTETARAFQAGGVDANGQVPERHISDGDGIPCRHCQQDVAAGEPYLILNYRPFPAPQPYAETGPIFLHADACQRYPEVAELPPVVAVRKLFLLKGYNADDRIVYGTGTLVSPAEMQEAAARILARDDVAYVHARSGTNNCYQCRIDRA; this is translated from the coding sequence ATGACCGCAAGCATCAAATTCGTATCCCTGCCGACCGAGACCGCGCGCGCCTTCCAGGCCGGCGGCGTCGACGCCAACGGGCAAGTGCCGGAACGGCATATTTCGGATGGCGACGGCATCCCGTGCCGGCATTGCCAGCAGGATGTGGCGGCGGGGGAGCCTTATCTCATATTGAATTATCGGCCGTTCCCGGCGCCGCAGCCTTATGCCGAGACCGGGCCGATCTTCCTTCATGCCGATGCCTGCCAACGCTATCCGGAAGTGGCCGAACTGCCACCGGTCGTCGCGGTCCGCAAGCTGTTCCTGCTGAAGGGCTATAACGCCGACGACCGCATCGTCTATGGCACCGGGACGTTGGTTTCGCCGGCAGAGATGCAGGAAGCGGCGGCCAGGATCCTGGCGCGGGACGACGTCGCCTATGTGCATGCGCGCTCCGGCACCAACAATTGCTATCAGTGCCGCATCGACCGCGCGTGA
- a CDS encoding AraC family transcriptional regulator produces MKPVEKALWFIESHFADSISLDDIARNGGVSRFHLSRAFAAATSHSVIGYLRGRRLTVAARNLAAGAPDILAVALEAGYGSHEAFTRAFRDFFGGTPEEVRSRHSLDDLLCLEPIRMHAIQTIPLADPRFEDKPPRLFAGLNERFNSNTVGGIPALWQRFNAYWGNIPHMVKGAAYGICHAYDDAGNFDYIAGVEVTEFTDQPPEFFRLRVPAQRYAVFQHDGHVSDIRNVCHTIWNQWLPASGLKAADTPMQERYHARFDPVTGSGGFEIWLPVKE; encoded by the coding sequence ATGAAGCCTGTTGAAAAAGCCCTCTGGTTTATCGAAAGCCATTTCGCCGACAGCATCAGCCTTGATGACATCGCGCGGAATGGCGGCGTCTCACGCTTCCACCTGTCGCGCGCCTTCGCGGCCGCGACCAGCCATTCCGTCATCGGCTATCTGCGCGGCCGACGCCTGACGGTGGCAGCGAGGAACTTGGCTGCGGGTGCGCCCGATATCCTGGCGGTGGCGCTTGAGGCAGGCTACGGCTCGCACGAGGCCTTCACGCGCGCGTTCCGCGACTTCTTCGGCGGGACGCCGGAAGAGGTCAGGAGCCGCCACTCCCTCGACGACCTCTTATGCCTGGAGCCGATCCGCATGCACGCAATCCAAACCATCCCGCTCGCCGACCCGCGTTTCGAAGACAAGCCGCCGCGCCTCTTCGCCGGCCTCAACGAGAGATTCAACAGCAACACGGTGGGCGGCATTCCGGCCTTGTGGCAGCGCTTCAATGCCTATTGGGGCAACATCCCCCATATGGTGAAAGGTGCCGCCTACGGCATCTGCCACGCCTATGACGATGCCGGCAATTTCGACTACATCGCCGGCGTCGAGGTGACCGAGTTCACCGACCAGCCGCCCGAATTCTTCCGCCTGCGCGTGCCCGCACAACGCTATGCCGTGTTCCAGCATGACGGCCACGTCTCCGACATCCGCAATGTCTGCCACACGATCTGGAACCAATGGCTGCCCGCCTCCGGCCTGAAGGCCGCCGACACACCGATGCAGGAACGCTACCACGCCCGCTTCGACCCCGTGACGGGATCGGGCGGCTTCGAAATCTGGCTGCCGGTCAAGGAGTGA
- a CDS encoding serine hydrolase: protein MGRPEDHGFSSGFAGKLDAAIAAGALPDLHGLVILADNKLVLERYVAGEDQRWGQPLGRVAFAPETIHDLRSVSKSVVALLYGIALARGEAPVPEAPLLAQFPEYPDLAKGPERAALKVQHVLTMTLGQEWNEDLPYTDPANSEIGMEQAPDRYRFVLERPFVDTPGRRWIYSGGASALLGRLIEKGSGVTLHDFARTHLFEPLGIDASDWITGGDGAYSAASGLRLTPRDLARIGQMVLQNGSWDGREIVPSAWLTQAFTPRVPCFDDVDYGYQWYLRNATDGHGPRRFAMGNGGQRLILIPDRKLVIAILCGAYNRPDQWKTPAAIMLEHVLPALIARN from the coding sequence ATGGGGCGACCCGAAGATCACGGCTTCAGCTCCGGCTTTGCGGGCAAGCTGGACGCCGCCATAGCCGCCGGCGCTCTGCCCGATCTCCATGGGCTGGTCATCCTCGCTGACAACAAGCTGGTCCTCGAACGCTATGTCGCGGGCGAGGATCAGCGCTGGGGACAGCCATTGGGTCGCGTCGCCTTCGCGCCCGAGACCATCCATGACCTGCGCTCGGTCAGCAAATCCGTCGTGGCACTGCTCTACGGCATCGCCCTGGCGCGGGGCGAAGCGCCGGTGCCGGAAGCGCCGCTGCTTGCGCAGTTTCCCGAATATCCCGATCTCGCGAAGGGTCCAGAGCGCGCGGCGCTCAAGGTGCAGCACGTGCTGACCATGACGCTGGGCCAGGAATGGAATGAGGATCTCCCCTATACCGACCCGGCCAACAGCGAGATCGGCATGGAACAAGCCCCGGACCGCTACCGCTTCGTGCTGGAGCGGCCCTTTGTCGATACGCCGGGCCGGCGATGGATCTATTCCGGCGGCGCCTCGGCCCTATTAGGTCGTCTGATCGAGAAGGGCAGCGGCGTCACTTTGCATGACTTCGCGCGAACGCATCTCTTCGAACCGCTCGGCATCGACGCATCCGATTGGATAACAGGCGGCGACGGCGCCTATTCAGCCGCCTCGGGCCTGCGCCTCACCCCGCGCGATCTTGCGCGCATCGGGCAAATGGTCTTGCAGAACGGAAGTTGGGACGGTCGCGAGATCGTGCCGTCAGCTTGGCTCACGCAAGCCTTCACGCCGCGCGTGCCCTGCTTCGACGATGTCGACTACGGCTATCAATGGTATCTGCGCAATGCCACCGACGGCCACGGCCCCCGCCGCTTCGCCATGGGCAATGGCGGCCAGCGCCTGATCCTGATCCCGGACCGCAAGCTGGTCATCGCGATCCTGTGCGGCGCCTACAACCGGCCCGACCAATGGAAAACCCCGGCCGCAATCATGCTGGAGCACGTACTGCCGGCGTTGATTGCCAGAAATTAG
- a CDS encoding SIR2 family protein, whose product MLHSDKHGALLVGSGISIPAGYPSVQALTSIVLAGNGAYRDTDECYYINPDRRETCKYVSEATAILKRLKQTIDPSLQQYQYSGRAANYEDLVYVARQLGDFALGEIENPVVGPFLQQVFGAGGPWQATHGHDDSLGSYMRQTENYVRDIVWRCLQKEAERTEHLEVFLAALQDKSVRALAIGTLNHDTHFENYLAHAGVQVWDGFGQNENEVRYWSRTDIALDDKRVPFIKLHGSIDWFEFRPESGTAYYDDRVGVALTNDIQHTRTTDGQLQLPLPGRPLMLVGTFNKYIDYATELFSTVHARWRARLDVSDRLVICGYGFGDRGINAQIIEWVYGSRDRKLLIMNPGIEDLKNRCRGAIRNKWDGWVEDGILETIDSPVQDADSASVSRFLSS is encoded by the coding sequence ATGCTCCATTCCGATAAACACGGTGCACTACTCGTTGGGTCTGGGATCTCTATTCCAGCAGGGTATCCGTCAGTCCAGGCTCTGACGTCGATTGTACTTGCTGGTAACGGTGCATACAGAGACACGGACGAATGTTATTACATCAACCCCGACCGCCGTGAGACTTGCAAATACGTAAGTGAAGCGACAGCTATATTGAAACGATTGAAACAGACAATCGATCCTTCGCTTCAGCAGTATCAATATAGTGGAAGAGCAGCCAACTATGAAGACTTGGTATACGTCGCGCGTCAGCTTGGAGATTTCGCACTAGGCGAAATAGAGAATCCAGTTGTTGGCCCATTTTTACAGCAGGTTTTTGGTGCCGGCGGCCCATGGCAAGCAACCCACGGGCACGACGATTCTCTCGGCAGTTACATGCGGCAAACTGAAAATTATGTTCGCGATATTGTTTGGCGTTGCCTGCAAAAAGAAGCCGAAAGGACTGAACATCTAGAGGTGTTCCTGGCGGCACTTCAAGACAAGTCTGTGAGAGCCCTCGCTATCGGTACGCTAAATCACGACACTCACTTCGAGAACTACTTGGCTCATGCGGGAGTTCAGGTTTGGGATGGGTTTGGGCAAAATGAGAATGAAGTTAGGTATTGGTCAAGAACTGACATCGCTTTAGATGATAAAAGAGTCCCATTCATTAAGCTGCATGGTTCTATCGACTGGTTCGAATTTAGACCGGAAAGTGGTACAGCGTACTACGACGACAGGGTCGGCGTAGCCCTCACGAACGATATACAGCACACGCGCACGACGGATGGTCAACTGCAGCTACCGCTTCCTGGGCGACCTTTGATGCTCGTTGGTACTTTTAATAAGTATATTGATTATGCTACGGAGTTGTTTTCCACCGTTCATGCCCGATGGCGCGCAAGACTTGATGTCTCAGATCGCTTGGTGATCTGCGGATATGGCTTTGGCGACCGCGGCATAAACGCTCAAATCATTGAGTGGGTATACGGAAGTCGCGATCGAAAGCTATTGATCATGAACCCGGGCATAGAGGACCTTAAGAATCGTTGCCGGGGAGCGATTAGAAATAAATGGGACGGTTGGGTCGAGGACGGAATCCTAGAGACAATTGACTCCCCAGTACAGGATGCCGATTCCGCTTCTGTTTCTAGGTTCCTTAGCTCCTAA